A stretch of Fusarium poae strain DAOMC 252244 chromosome 2, whole genome shotgun sequence DNA encodes these proteins:
- a CDS encoding hypothetical protein (BUSCO:7210at5125) has protein sequence MTNWKELGEVPDSEEEDGFESQELPSLPAITPTNDIDTEKIDSQKEAADNNEEEQQQYKDIWDVPDSSQELAQPALATITPTRNDEATTMPQETNVTMHDVWDVPSSSPLSSINSLDELPEIDHLHPRQPTALSGHLDQTQPEHRASDGILTDYVERSSPPPEFTNNRDAVHLSSVLVTGDDGSAPVQSQNLGVDEHQTAQQAAIRYERSFRPRKPIQERPYAIEMSHYSNMFRNHGVRPIKVVTEEEKRRRQQAEEASQDKDFEDDSQGSHLPDVSDESQARGLEDLDGMDTLDVPSPSPPKTSPRLDRAGPSSQASSTGDTENTSVAGDDLPALKDLLKRPTTTATKQAAKRKSSPSRSSARKRKRYDVVDSDPLEPAWALRLGTVTTDSPAAQRSSRMNGDGSLPSAEGSHQGVARPYPAPTGQAQPLSRLTQRPTAMSLSDSEDELAGPTTALRPNDQDTAARSDSESDSESGSEIVNTVGRRIRGVLPASWLRLDQQAGHKKTSKDIHKKPAAFSPEQEIRRGVAQRRIAAPDAPTTLETFFEESDDDSAPALVPRQETTDETFHNQTRLVIRDESPVFISEDVSDDEGSVMEDNDIDHMVSGRKRQLKLSESFRGTAKRTKSSSIQRTPSSSKGPLQPRITSMLSGSRGNSASSSVKKSRQSTAKRKPSGRKRPSKSARKPYAPPRLSILDVVESDAPRFLKIAARSATRRQDMGRSSSSRKFIKLATRDDHIDAVSILDKWRSGSIPQRQSVTTALKAKRSRTKPRGPEQPPLRETSGNGSSAPRQTDMHRGVPRRLVKQVSQAGSIRYQADNGAAEPPTIQKPRSNALVRSGSGVARPAQLEMDETDRTSRSSFNATKRRLDRLFRKQRGDLSASSIMTFDNTPDTYYPASPPPEENPVPLRVVEEPSVNHNKSRFRKNTRPQRIDVEAPQFSRANDPIPTISIEIAEHIQPVEANGGKMQGLGPYGTHYTHHFEMFPLDSHVYFHESTLIGSGALESASRAITFQHLLEARPRISFNFGDQILRWGPWDAQVSSELGVLLDSIADQLERIPADGEVPDSKFATSAAGFIMKFVLDSLSFADQTQAKTFACRALEVLQGFNSRTGALLRRQDDTTKPRYSLVAGVYDHLLLVTLSVHRLCQGEASLMNEQFQIEELLKGLSKTAMTSLMMTGIDHITKTYDDLKNPRMRERGLRNDMPVIHSWVTNMKILEHANIPRASFWDILYAVIATPEASTSIDASVHERLWRNMFTLLPLTEFNDKGIIIAGRRHDDTVVNGWALPQKLLKKVFQLYQENPRQPPSFSNYCRALVGRCHYLVQQWGWRKCVAVVGVIFDFFGSQNLAHFRNEEVYASPKFLDELAGNPSLSVDKADNCFHIFLKLVALSIKKFSDTKDIRNLIARTMPNHNRQLLKEQMIQERDLAALRNHHDLLCTLFWAAPAELRPGAHLIERLVAPASSHKEACLINLRAWSQLARFVVSTGEATTAFKPFSQWRNNFFQSMMDQFDSVQSDMQQQVLAMSKDGSNTVDPGLIDAMVAMNRRAVMDVLYMSVTMSLDVMKHAPNLEAATFALNTQQLQQVFHRFTSYPPEFDWPILRASLSTLDVFLSHVDAFKDDEGSQESESQILDSAQADDALLVIDHDLSKVYFSMARCLISSEGEKKDHSTVADMSHCTEQVIMLTARLAIRFINGGLLRLADMFKHGKYGLFEDVPAKLNLDQRRHLTLFLTTLIKRNFDEFHEAGFSLSEAWALSIVKPRPHLSYENQFAEQLWKHQKEFVPEAVMGLSINPDYNSNRDLFEFAISWMRKSVRDAGPALKKLIIPEHSKTLRLVMEQMQSDLHTMCQDASEHPGYVAFVRDIITLIRTHGSDICKIDEYFYRISKEYSPSIQDPHLQVAAMRSYGIKLSEGDNGVVHQVFYFLCNNFKLSLKENKLRDETQLLHKGMDNQGIQSFILSKMLPAIVRAAGVESYAFAMIEVYAEALRLFMADGVTHREWTEIDLQHLLVLLHAVVNVLERLGQTDGPLQAVHVHLITQVIHLSNILWPSLYGSSLSGVSHGSWSDVVQILRSIRTGLDRAEQYVADMVDIGDNSLRAEILLSGFRTSGAETPQIESHVRTFMNNIIDDIRKLWVTSGLNITIQAPRRGPGFTQTQSSQGTPAPVWDQELLVDKLYHELRTWNEWWIKAFDKRLVHGATATGKSAIVSQLVSDLVTNINNDASSGGLQAAVVNSVQCITGRHLFESIVGQVAEALQWEEVPKRCETLAQLTVELEKMIKYPKRDPRWRFVLVLDAIDRQRDAPPTLLPALARLSEIIPSLTCVFIVTSPPAGFLRSPSSAHLLFPPYEKKEFVRILSLAPPKPVATCTQQETDDLWTRFCAAVYDSLTKSASRTLPSFKHSCHALWPRFTAPILAGTHLPKEFSKLLIAGRVHFQDESLLNPSIVSVRPKNKPVETESTKPTASATDLTNLLPTTARLILLSAYLASHNATRHDLTLFSTYNHGRKRRRGGGVARGPTRSKHRKIARKLLGAHAFVLERMMAIFAAVRSEWADGTNVGAAGLDADVAMAISTLASLRLLTRVGGAGDVMDRGGKWRINVAWEVIRGIGRSIGVEVEEWLID, from the exons ATGACCAACTGGAAGGAGTTGGGAGAAGTCCCTGAttctgaggaagaagatggttTCGAGAGCCAGGAACTGCCGTCTTTGCCAGCCATCACGCCAACAAATGATATTGATACCGAGAAAATCGACAGCCAAAAAGAGGCGGCTGACAACAATGAAGAAGAACAGCAgcaatataaagatatatggGATGTCCCCGACTCGTCACAAGAGCTTGCACAACCTGCCCTCGCAACGATAACACCAACCCGAAATGACGAAGCAACGACAATGCCACAAGAGACAAATGTCACAATGCATGATGTGTGGGACGTCCCATCATCTTCGCCTCTCTCCTCCATAAATTCTCTTGATGAACTACCCGAAATCGACCACTTACATCCTCGACAACCAACTGCACTCTCTGGCCATTTGGATCAAACTCAGCCTGAACATCGAGCCAGTGATGGGATATTGACCGACTATGTTGAGAGGTCGTCACCTCCACCAGAGTTCACAAATAACCGCGATGCCGTACATCTTTCCTCAGTGCTTGTTACTGGAGATGATGGCTCAGCACCTGTGCAAAGCCAGAACTTGGGTGTCGATGAACATCAGACTGCTCAACAAGCAGCCATCAGATATGAGAGATCCTTTCGACCCCGTAAACCGATCCAGGAACGTCCATACGCCATAGAGATGTCGCACTACTCTAATATGTTCAGAAATCATGGTGTCAGGCCCATCAAAGTCGtcacagaagaagagaagagacgcAGGCAGCAGGCTGAGGAGGCTTCGCAAGATAAGGACTTCGAAGATGATAGCCAGGGATCGCATCTACCAGATGTATCCGATGAGAGCCAGGCTAGAGGCCTGGAAGACTTGGATGGCATGGACACACTCGATGTTCCGTCACCCTCTCCACCCAAGACTTCACCGAGGCTCGACCGTGCAGGACCAAGTAGCCAGGCAAGCTCAACAGGAGACACTGAGAACACAAGTGTAGCTGGTGACGACCTTCCTGCATTGAAAGACTTGTTAAAACGACCAACAACGACTGCGACGAAACAAGCAGCTAAAAGAAAATCTTCCCCATCTCGATCTTCTGCACGGAAACGCAAGAGATATGACGTTGTCGATAGCGACCCGCTGGAGCCCGCTTGGGCATTGAGATTGGGAACTGTAACCACGGATTCGCCTGCCGCACAACGAAGCTCAAGAATGAACGGAGATGGTTCCTTGCCCAGTGCAGAGGGCTCCCATCAAGGAGTAGCACGTCCATATCCAGCACCTACTGGACAAGCTCAACCACTCTCCAGGTTGACGCAACGCCCAACTGCAATGAGCCTAAGCGACTCTGAAGACGAACTTGCTGGGCCAACGACGGCTTTGCGACCCAATGACCAAGATACTGCGGCTCGATCAGATTCCGAATCTGATTCTGAGAGTGGATCTGAGATAGTAAACACAGTTGGGCGTCGGATCAGAGGAGTACTTCCTGCGTCGTGGCTGCGCTTGGATCAGCAAGCTGGCCACAAGAAAACTTCAAAAGACATTCACAAAAAACCTGCTGCGTTTTCACCCGAGCAAGAAATAAGGCGGGGCGTCGCACAAAGACGCATTGCTGCACCAGATGCTCCCACGACCCTGGAAACATTTTTTGAGGAATCTGATGACGACTCTGCGCCTGCACTTGTCCCGAGGCAGGAAACAACTGACGAAACCTTTCATAACCAGACTCGTCTTGTCATCCGAGATGAGTCGCCAGTATTCATCTCTGAGGATGTTTCTGACGATGAAGGCTCTGTGATGGAGGACAACGACATTGATCATATGGTTTCTGGAAGGAAGCGTCAACTAAAGCTCTCAGAGTCTTTCCGAGGCACGGCAAAACGAACCAAGAGCTCCAGTATCCAACGGACGCCTTCATCTTCCAAGGGACCTCTTCAGCCCAGAATTACGAGCATGCTTTCTGGATCTCGTGGAAACtctgcatcatcatctgttAAGAAGAGCCGCCAGTCAACAGCGAAACGAAAACCTAGCGGAAGAAAACGGCCGTCAAAAAGTGCCCGGAAACCGTATGCCCCTCCTCGTCTCAGTattcttgatgttgttgaatCGGATGCGCCCCGCTTCTTGAAGATTGCAGCTCGTTCTGCCACTCGACGCCAGGACATGGGCAGAAGCAGCTCTAGTAGAAAGTTCATCAAGCTTGCCACTAGAGATGATCATATCGACGCTGTATCTATCTTGGACAAATGGAGATCCGGGTCGATTCCCCAACGCCAGTCTGTCACCACCGCGCTTAAAGCTAAAAGATCTAGAACGAAGCCCAGGGGGCCTGAGCAACCGCCGCTACGTGAAACTTCCGGGAATGGGTCGTCTGCCCCACGACAGACAGATATGCACCGTGGCGTACCACGTCGATTAGTCAAACAAGTTAGCCAGGCCGGGTCCATACGGTATCAGGCGGACAACGGTGCTGCAGAACCTCCAACAATACAGAAGCCTCGCTCGAATGCATTGGTTCGATCAGGATCAGGAGTTGCGCGACCAGCTCAGCTGGAGATGGACGAGACGGATAGAACCTCGCGCTCCTCGTTCAATGCAACCAAGAGAAGACTGGATCGCCTGTTTCGAAAACAGCGTGGTGATCTTTCTGCTTCAAGTATCATGACCTTCGACAACACCCCTGATACATATTACCCAGCGAGTCCGCCTCCAGAAGAGAACCCGGTTCCCCTCCGGGTTGTTGAGGAACCCTCTGTGAACCACAACAAGTCACGATTCCGGAAGAACACCAGGCCCCAACGCATCGACGTTGAGGCACCACAGTTCAGTCGTGCTAATGATCCGATCCCCACAATCTCGATCGAAATTGCTGAGCATATCCAACCTGTCGAGGCAAACGGAGGGAAGATGCAGGGTCTGGGACCATATGGCACTCACTACACCCATCATTTTGAGATGTTTCCTCTGGATTCCCATGTCTATTTTCACGAGTCAACCCTGATCGGCAGTGGCGCCCTTGAATCAGCTTCACGTGCTATTACCTTCCAACATTTGCTTGAAGCTCGACCACGAATATCATTCAACTTTGGCGACCAAATACTCAGGTGGGGTCCATGGGATGCCCAAGTATCATCTGAGCTGGGGGTTCTCCTTGATTCTATTGCAGATCAGCTGGAACGCATTCCAGCAGATGGTGAAGTTCCGGACTCCAAATTCGCTACGAGTGCTGCCGGGTTCATCATGAAATTCGTGCTGGATTCTCTGAGTTTCGCAGACCAGACACAGGCCAAGACATTTGCATGCAGGGCGCTCGAGGTACTCCAAGGATTCAACAGCCGCACAGGGGCTCTTTTGCGGCGACAGGACGATACCACAAAGCCCCGCTACTCCCTTGTTGCAGGCGTCTATGATCATCTGCTTCTAGTTACACTTTCCGTCCATAGACTTTGCCAGGGCGAAGCGTCCTTGATGAACGAGCAATTTCAAATAGAGGAGCTGCTCAAGGGGTTGTCCAAGACTGCCATGACCTCACTTATGATGACAGGTATCGATCATATCACAAAAACATATGACGACCTCAAAAACCCTCGCATGAGAGAGCGTGGTCTGAGGAACGATATGCCCGTCATTCATTCGTGGGTGACCAACATGAAAATTCTAGAACATGCCAACATCCCTCGAGCATCATTCTGGGATATTCTGTACGCAGTCATAGCCACACCTGAAGCGTCAACAAGTATCGATGCAAGTGTTCATGAACGCTTGTGGAGAAACATGTTTACACTCTTGCCGCTTACTGAATTCAACGACAAGGGGATAATCATTGCGGGCAGGAGGCATGATGACACAGTTGTTAATGGGTGGGCACTGCCACAGAAGCTACTCAAGAAGGTTTTCCAGCTTTACCAGGAAAACCCACGACAACCACCAAGCTTCAGTAACTACTGCCGTGCACTGGTCGGCCGCTGTCACTATCTTGTACAGCAATGGGGGTGGCGCAAGTGTGTAGCGGTAGTCGGTGTTATTTTCGATTTCTTTGGTTCTCAGAATCTTGCCCACTTCCGCAACGAAGAAGTATACGCTTCCCCGAAATTTCTGGATGAACTTGCTGGCAACCCGTCATTGTCTGTTGACAAAGCCGACAACTGCTTTCACATTTTCCTCAAGCTTGTCGCCTTGAGCATCAAGAAGTTCAGTGACACCAAAGACATCCGGAACTTGATTGCTCGCACTATGCCAAACCACAACCGCCAGCTTCTCAAAGAGCAGATGATCCAAGAACGCGACTTAGCTGCTTTACGAAACCACCATGACCTTCTTTGCACTTTGTTTTGGGCGGCACCAGCAGAGCTTCGCCCAGGTGCTCATCTGATTGAGAGACTCGTTGCACCAGCAAGCTCTCATAAAGAGGCATGCTTAATCAATTTGAGAGCTTGGAGCCAGCTGGCTAGGTTTGTTGTCTCAACCGGAGAAGCTACGACCGCGTTCAAACCATTTAGTCAATGGCGCAACAACTTCTTCCAATCCATGATGGATCAGTTTGATTCGGTCCAAAGCGACATGCAGCAGCAAGTGCTGGCGATGTCCAAAGATGGCAGCAACACGGTTGACCCAGGCTTGATAGATGCTATGGTGGCAATGAACAGACGAGCTGTGATGGACGTGCTATATATGTCTGTGACGATGTCGTTGGATGTCATGAAGCACGCGCCCAATCTGGAAGCTGCTACGTTTGCTTTGAACACGCAGCAGTTACAGCAGGTGTTCCACCGGTTTACTTCATACCCTCCAGAATTCGATTGGCCTATCCTCCGAGCGTCTTTATCAACGCTGGACGTCTTTCTCTCCCATGTTGACGCATTCAAAGACGACGAGGGAAGCCAGGAAAGCGAGAGTCAAATTCTGGACTCTGCTCAGGCGGACGATGCCCTCCTGGTCATTGATCACGATCTTTCAAAGGTCTACTTCTCGATGGCGAGATGCCTCATCTCTTCGGaaggagagaagaaggaccaTTCAACAGTCGCTGACATGTCTCATTGCACCGAGCAGGTCATCATGTTAACCGCTCGACTTGCAATCAGGTTTATTAACGGCGGCTTACTACGACTCGCCGACATGTTTAAACATGGCAAATATGGTCTTTTTGAAGATGTTCCAGCCAAGCTCAACCTCGATCAACGGAGACATTTAACCCTGTTCTTGACAACACTCATCAAACGCAATTTTGATGAATTCCATGAGGCTGGGTTCTCCCTCTCTGAAGCTTGGGCTTTGTCGATTGTCAAACCACGACCACATCTGTCGTATGAGAACCAGTTCGCAGAGCAGTTGTGGAAGCATCAGAAAGAGTTCGTCCCCGAAGCAGTCATGGGGCTTTCTATCAACCCAGACTACAACTCAAATCGCGATTTGTTTGAGTTTGCCATATCGTGGATGCGAAAGTCAGTACGAGATGCTGGACCGGCACTCAAAAAACTCATCATACCTGAGCATTCAAAGACATTGAGGTTGGTGATGGAGCAGATGCAGTCTGATTTGCACACCATGTGTCAGGATGCTTCTGAGCACCCCGGCTACGTGGCTTTCGTTCGGGATATCATCACGCTCATCCGAACACATGGTTCTGATATATGCAAAATCGACGAATACTTTTATCGGATCAGCAAAGAATACTCGCCATCCATCCAAGATCCTCATTTACAGGTGGCTGCCATGAGATCTTATGGAATTAAGTTAAGCGAAGGCGACAACGGGGTTGTCCATCAGgtcttttattttctttgcaACAATTTCAAGCTATCGTTAAAAGAGAACAAACTTCGCGACGAAACCCAGTTGTTGCACAAAGGAATGGACAATCAGGGCATCCAGTCGTTCATCCTCAGTAAGATGTTGCCAGCTATCGTGCGTGCAGCTGGAGTTGAGAGCTACGCATTTGCGATGATTGAGGTTTATGCAGAAGCTCTACGGCTATTTATGGCTGATGGTGTGACTCATCGAGAGTGGACAGAAATTGATTTACAGCATTTGCTCGTTCTGCTCCACGCCGTCGTCAACGTTCTGGAGCGATTGGGCCAGACTGATGGACCCCTCCAGGCGGTGCATGTCCACCTGATCACGCAAGTCATACATCTGTCAAACATCCTCTGGCCGTCACTCTATGGCTCATCTCTATCCGGAGTATCTCATGGTAGTTGGTCAGATGTTGTACAGATTCTGAGGTCCATCCGGACCGGACTTGATAGAGCTGAACAGTACGTTGCCGATATGGTTGATATTGGCGACAATTCTCTTAGAGCCGAAATTCTGCTCTCGGGTTTCCGAACATCAGGGGCAGAGACTCCCCAGATCGAAAGTCATGTTAGAACTTTTATGAATAATATTATCGACGACATACGCAAACTTTGGGTCACTTCCGGGCTTAATATCACAATTCAGGCACCTCGAAGAGGACCTGGGTTCACACAGACACAGTCCAGCCAAGGAACGCCTGCACCGGTGTGGGACCAAGAGTTGCTTGTGGACAAGCTATATCATGAGTTGAGGACATGGAATGAATGGTGGATTAAGGCATTCGACAAAAGAT TAGTCCACGGTGCGACAGCCACAGGAAAGTCCGCCATCGTTTCCCAACTCGTCTCCGACCTAGTCACGAATATCAACAATGATGCCTCTTCGGGTGGGCTGCAGGCCGCAGTGGTCAATTCGGTACAATGTATTACAGGGCGACATCTATTCGAGAGTATAGTTGGACAAGTGGCCGAAGCGCTACAGTGGGAAGAAGTCCCCAAACGATGCGAAACGTTGGCGCAGTTGACGGTCGAGCTGGAAAAGATGATCAAGTATCCTAAAAGGGACCCTCGATGGCGTTTCGTGCTGGTGCTGGATGCGATTGATCGTCAGAGAGATGCACCTCCTACATTGCTACCAGCTCTAGCAAGACTGTCAGAAATT ATTCCCTCCCTCACATGCGTCTTCATTGTCACATCCCCACCGGCCGGCTTCCTACGATCGCCCTCCTCAGCTCATCTTCTGTTCCCGCCGTACGAGAAGAAAGAGTTTGTCCGCATCCTTTCCCTTGCGCCACCAAAACCTGTTGCTACTTGCACCCAACAAGAAACTGATGATCTCTGGACACGCTTCTGTGCCGCTGTATACGACTCCCTTACGAAATCCGCCTCCCGAACACTACCTTCATTCAAACATAGCTGCCACGCACTCTGGCCGCGCTTCACAGCCCCTATCTTAGCTGGAACGCATTTACCAA